The following are encoded together in the Corynebacterium jeikeium genome:
- a CDS encoding ribonuclease J: MTEQRSRGRKVTRKAAPPSAEAEAQSDNTAVSNAEAATVFNDGGVAKNNNDNNSGGNEKNGGGNRNRNRRSRGRGRGNGNNGGNNSNNGGNRNNNGGGKGRGRGRGGDRRKGALKAMQGADLTQRLPKPPKQPKGSLRIVALGGISEIGRNMTVFEYEGRLLIIDCGVLFPSSGEPGVDLILPDFSYLEDKWDRVEALVITHGHEDHIGAIPWLLKQRADIPIIASRFTCALISAKTQEHRQRPKLIEVDENSHESRGPFDLRFFAVNHSIPDCLGIALKTGAGLLVHTGDIKLDQTPLDGRPTDLPALSRFGDEGVDLFLCDSTNATTPGVSGSEAEIAPTLKRLVRDAKQRVIIASFASNVSRVQSAVDAAVAANRKVAFNGRSMIRNMEIAERMGYLNVPRGTIVSMDEASKMAPHKVVLITTGTQGEPMAALSRMARREHRQITVRDGDLIILSSSLVPGNEEAVFGVINMLSQIGATVITGRDAKVHTSGHGYSGELLFLYNAARPRNAMPVHGEWRHLRANKELAISTGVNPNNIPLAQNGVVVDLHNGHAKVVGQITVGNLYVDGTRMGDIDSGVLEDRTTMSEGGLISITTVIDNRTGRPLEVPSVQAKGFSDDARDMLKEIQEKVDNIMIDLAGEGENDPYRMAQAIRRKVGKLISDKWNRKPMIVPTVVPMSSEIVEELEEDESRESV; this comes from the coding sequence ATGACTGAACAACGTTCCCGAGGCCGCAAGGTTACTCGGAAGGCCGCTCCGCCGAGCGCTGAAGCGGAAGCACAATCGGATAACACCGCTGTCTCTAACGCTGAGGCTGCAACGGTTTTCAACGACGGTGGCGTCGCTAAGAACAACAACGACAACAACTCCGGCGGCAATGAAAAAAACGGTGGAGGAAACCGAAACCGCAACCGTCGCTCCCGTGGTCGTGGCCGTGGCAACGGTAACAATGGCGGCAACAACAGCAACAACGGTGGCAACCGCAACAACAACGGAGGCGGAAAGGGCCGCGGCCGGGGTCGCGGTGGCGACCGTCGCAAGGGCGCACTGAAGGCCATGCAGGGCGCGGACCTGACGCAGCGCCTGCCGAAGCCGCCGAAGCAGCCGAAGGGCAGCCTGCGCATTGTCGCGCTTGGCGGTATCTCCGAAATCGGCCGCAACATGACGGTCTTCGAATACGAAGGCCGTCTGCTGATCATCGACTGTGGCGTGCTGTTCCCGAGCTCCGGTGAGCCGGGCGTGGATCTGATCCTGCCGGATTTCAGCTACCTGGAGGACAAGTGGGACCGCGTGGAAGCGCTGGTCATCACCCACGGTCACGAAGATCACATCGGCGCTATCCCGTGGCTGCTGAAGCAGCGTGCGGATATTCCAATCATCGCGTCCCGCTTTACCTGTGCGCTGATCTCTGCAAAGACTCAGGAGCACCGCCAGCGTCCGAAGCTGATCGAGGTCGACGAGAACTCCCATGAGAGCCGCGGCCCGTTCGACCTGCGCTTCTTTGCAGTGAACCACTCCATCCCGGACTGCCTGGGCATTGCCCTGAAGACCGGCGCTGGCCTGCTGGTTCACACTGGCGACATCAAGTTGGATCAGACCCCGCTGGACGGCCGACCGACGGATCTGCCGGCACTGTCCCGCTTCGGTGACGAGGGCGTGGATCTGTTCCTGTGTGACTCAACCAACGCGACCACTCCGGGCGTCTCTGGCTCTGAAGCGGAGATTGCGCCGACACTGAAGCGCCTGGTGCGCGACGCGAAGCAGCGCGTCATTATCGCCTCCTTCGCATCGAACGTCTCCCGTGTGCAGTCGGCCGTGGACGCCGCCGTGGCGGCCAACCGCAAGGTTGCCTTCAACGGCCGTTCCATGATCCGCAACATGGAGATCGCCGAGCGCATGGGCTACCTAAACGTCCCTCGCGGCACCATCGTCTCGATGGACGAGGCCTCCAAGATGGCTCCGCACAAGGTCGTGTTGATTACCACGGGTACCCAGGGCGAGCCGATGGCGGCACTGTCGCGTATGGCCCGTCGTGAGCACCGTCAGATCACCGTCCGCGACGGCGACCTGATTATCCTGTCCTCCTCCCTGGTTCCGGGTAACGAGGAAGCAGTGTTCGGCGTGATTAATATGCTGTCTCAGATCGGTGCGACCGTGATCACTGGCCGTGACGCCAAGGTGCACACCTCTGGCCACGGCTACTCCGGCGAGCTGCTGTTCCTCTACAACGCCGCCCGTCCGCGCAACGCGATGCCGGTACACGGCGAGTGGCGCCACCTTCGCGCCAACAAGGAGCTGGCGATCAGCACCGGCGTGAACCCGAACAACATTCCGCTGGCGCAGAACGGCGTGGTTGTCGACCTGCACAATGGCCACGCGAAGGTGGTTGGCCAGATTACCGTCGGAAACCTGTACGTCGACGGCACCCGCATGGGCGATATCGACAGTGGGGTTCTGGAAGACCGCACCACCATGTCTGAGGGTGGCCTGATTTCCATCACCACCGTCATCGACAACCGCACCGGTCGTCCGCTGGAGGTTCCGAGTGTGCAGGCCAAGGGCTTCTCCGATGACGCCCGCGACATGCTCAAGGAAATCCAGGAGAAGGTCGACAACATCATGATCGACCTGGCCGGCGAGGGCGAGAACGATCCCTACCGCATGGCTCAGGCTATCCGTCGCAAGGTGGGCAAGCTGATCTCCGACAAGTGGAACCGCAAGCCGATGATCGTGCCGACTGTCGTACCGATGAGCTCTGAGATTGTCGAGGAACTCGAGGAAGACGAATCGCGCGAATCCGTATAG
- a CDS encoding bifunctional riboflavin kinase/FAD synthetase — protein sequence MSIWYGLDRIPEHLAAGGTVVTIGVFDGVHRGHQQLLQRAVELARERGVPSVMFTFDPHPTVVFKPDAVPPLLSSVRRRAELAHEYGIDHVVVVSFTKQIASWSPEEYVDQVLVKMLNAKAVVVGDNFTFGHKAAGTPETLRELGAARGMRVDVLELLEDGDHVVCSTWIRQALAEGNVDGANEALGRHFRVAGEVTHGAGRGGRALGFPTANLYFAEKFALPADGVYAGYVTILPGHGISTGATIGTMPVGERLPAAISVGTNPTFGHEPRSVESFILDHDADLYGLDIAVEFVHHLRGMETYNSLDELIEAIGRDVTDTRKALG from the coding sequence GTGAGTATCTGGTACGGACTGGACAGAATCCCTGAACACCTGGCAGCCGGTGGCACCGTTGTGACCATCGGCGTGTTCGACGGCGTGCACCGCGGGCACCAACAGCTACTACAGCGTGCGGTGGAGTTGGCGCGCGAACGGGGAGTTCCGAGCGTGATGTTCACCTTCGACCCGCACCCGACCGTTGTGTTTAAGCCAGATGCGGTGCCACCGTTGCTATCGAGTGTGCGTCGCCGCGCGGAATTAGCGCACGAGTACGGCATTGATCACGTGGTCGTCGTCTCGTTCACCAAGCAAATCGCCAGCTGGTCGCCGGAGGAATATGTCGACCAGGTGCTGGTGAAGATGCTGAACGCCAAGGCCGTGGTGGTGGGGGATAACTTCACCTTCGGCCACAAGGCGGCGGGCACGCCCGAGACCCTGCGCGAACTGGGCGCTGCTCGAGGCATGCGGGTGGACGTGCTGGAACTGCTGGAGGACGGCGACCACGTGGTCTGCTCTACGTGGATCCGCCAGGCCCTGGCCGAAGGCAACGTAGACGGCGCTAATGAGGCGCTAGGGAGGCACTTCCGGGTGGCCGGGGAGGTGACCCACGGTGCCGGCCGCGGCGGTAGGGCGCTGGGGTTCCCCACGGCCAACCTGTACTTCGCCGAGAAGTTCGCGTTGCCCGCCGACGGTGTTTACGCCGGCTATGTGACGATTCTGCCGGGGCACGGAATTTCCACTGGTGCGACTATCGGCACCATGCCGGTGGGCGAGCGGCTGCCGGCTGCGATCTCCGTCGGCACTAACCCCACCTTCGGCCACGAACCGCGCAGTGTGGAGAGCTTCATCCTGGACCACGATGCCGACCTATACGGCCTGGACATTGCGGTGGAGTTCGTACACCACCTGCGGGGAATGGAGACGTACAACTCCCTAGACGAGTTGATCGAGGCCATTGGCCGGGACGTCACCGATACCCGCAAGGCGCTGGGATAA
- a CDS encoding polyribonucleotide nucleotidyltransferase, protein MSTKKQNIQAELVDPDAGVWEVEATIDNGDFGTRSIRFETGLLARQADGAVTAYLDEDTMLLSTTAASRQPREGIDFFPLTVDVEERMYSVGRIPGSFFRREGRPGTDAILAARLIDRPLRPTFVRGLRNEVQVIVTVLSMDPKDRYDVLAINGASASTQLSGLPVSGPVGGVRMALVVDSDHPEGQWVAFPTREQEEKAIFELVVAGRVTEPVKPARGRGRGRGKGAGSSEPNVAVMMVEAGATDNVVERIAEGAPAPTEEVVAQGIEAAKPFIATLCEAQNALAKAVDAETREFELFPPYGEDVFASVQAEALDALEDIMAIADKQERDEALAANMQANVDELLPEFPEREAEIRAAHNEVTKAVVRRRILEDGFRIDGRDSTTIRDLGIVVQLIPRAHGSALFERGETQILGVTTLDMLKMEQQIDSLGPETSKRYIHHYNFPPYSTGETGRVGSPKRREIGHGALAERALTPVIPSRDDFPYTIRQVSEALSSNGSTSMGSVCASTLSLYNAGVPLKAPVAGIAMGLVTGKVGKAGKDKYVTLTDILGAEDAFGDMDFKVAGTPDFVTALQLDTKLDGIPSDVLAEALQQARTARLEILQLMEEAIDSPDDMSDLAPHITSINIPQNKIGEVIGPKGKTINQITEETGANITIEDDGTVFISAVGGESAREAEEKINAIANPQQPKVGDRFLGTVVKTTAFGAFVSLLPGRDGLIHISNLGGDRRIERVEDEVSVGDKLEVEIADIDNRGKISLVLVEDN, encoded by the coding sequence ATGAGTACGAAGAAGCAGAACATCCAAGCAGAGCTCGTTGACCCAGATGCCGGTGTGTGGGAAGTAGAGGCCACCATTGATAACGGTGACTTCGGCACCCGCAGCATCCGCTTTGAAACCGGGCTGTTGGCCCGCCAGGCCGATGGGGCAGTGACGGCCTACCTGGACGAGGACACGATGCTGCTGTCCACCACCGCCGCCTCCCGCCAGCCGCGCGAGGGCATCGATTTCTTCCCGCTGACCGTGGACGTGGAAGAGCGCATGTACTCCGTCGGTCGCATTCCAGGCAGCTTCTTCCGCCGCGAGGGTCGCCCGGGCACGGATGCGATCCTGGCCGCCCGCCTGATCGACCGTCCGCTGCGTCCCACCTTCGTGCGCGGCCTGCGCAACGAGGTGCAGGTCATCGTGACCGTGCTGTCGATGGATCCGAAGGATCGCTACGACGTGCTGGCCATCAACGGTGCTTCCGCCTCCACCCAGCTGTCCGGCCTGCCGGTTTCCGGCCCGGTGGGTGGCGTGCGCATGGCGCTGGTTGTCGATTCCGACCACCCGGAGGGCCAGTGGGTTGCATTCCCGACGCGCGAGCAGGAAGAGAAGGCCATCTTCGAGTTGGTCGTAGCCGGTCGCGTGACCGAGCCCGTGAAGCCTGCCCGTGGCCGTGGACGCGGGCGCGGCAAGGGTGCAGGCAGCAGCGAGCCGAACGTTGCGGTCATGATGGTCGAAGCTGGAGCCACCGATAACGTCGTCGAGCGCATCGCCGAGGGCGCACCGGCACCGACCGAAGAGGTTGTGGCGCAGGGTATCGAGGCCGCTAAGCCGTTCATTGCCACGCTCTGTGAGGCGCAGAACGCTCTGGCCAAGGCTGTGGACGCCGAAACCCGCGAATTTGAGCTGTTCCCGCCCTATGGCGAGGACGTTTTCGCCTCTGTCCAGGCGGAAGCGCTGGATGCGTTGGAAGACATCATGGCCATTGCTGACAAGCAGGAGCGCGACGAGGCTCTGGCTGCGAACATGCAGGCTAACGTTGATGAATTGCTGCCGGAGTTCCCGGAGCGCGAGGCGGAGATCCGTGCGGCTCACAACGAGGTCACCAAGGCAGTGGTGCGTCGCCGCATCCTAGAGGATGGCTTCCGCATCGATGGCCGCGACAGCACCACGATCCGCGACCTGGGCATCGTTGTCCAACTGATCCCGCGAGCTCACGGTTCCGCCCTGTTTGAGCGTGGCGAGACCCAGATCCTGGGCGTAACCACGCTGGATATGCTGAAGATGGAGCAGCAGATTGACTCGCTGGGTCCGGAGACCTCGAAGCGCTACATTCACCACTACAACTTCCCGCCGTACTCCACTGGCGAGACCGGCCGCGTGGGCTCCCCGAAGCGTCGCGAAATTGGTCACGGTGCGCTGGCGGAGCGCGCACTGACGCCCGTCATTCCCAGCCGCGATGACTTCCCTTACACCATCCGCCAGGTCTCCGAAGCTCTGAGCTCCAACGGCTCGACCTCCATGGGTTCCGTGTGCGCCTCGACCCTGAGCCTGTACAACGCCGGTGTACCGCTGAAGGCGCCGGTGGCGGGTATTGCCATGGGCCTGGTGACTGGAAAGGTTGGCAAGGCCGGCAAGGACAAGTACGTCACCCTGACCGACATTCTGGGCGCCGAGGATGCCTTTGGCGACATGGACTTTAAGGTTGCGGGTACTCCCGACTTCGTGACGGCCCTGCAGCTGGACACCAAGCTGGACGGCATTCCTTCCGACGTGTTGGCGGAGGCGCTGCAGCAGGCACGTACTGCTCGCCTGGAGATCCTGCAGCTGATGGAAGAGGCCATCGACTCTCCGGACGATATGAGTGACCTGGCCCCACACATCACCAGTATCAATATCCCGCAGAACAAGATCGGTGAGGTCATTGGCCCGAAGGGCAAGACCATCAACCAGATCACCGAGGAGACCGGCGCAAATATCACCATCGAGGATGATGGCACGGTGTTCATCTCCGCCGTTGGCGGCGAGTCTGCACGCGAGGCAGAGGAGAAAATTAACGCCATCGCCAACCCGCAGCAGCCGAAGGTGGGCGACCGCTTCCTGGGCACGGTGGTGAAGACCACCGCGTTCGGTGCATTCGTTTCCCTGCTGCCGGGTCGTGATGGCCTGATCCACATCTCCAACCTGGGTGGCGATCGCCGCATCGAGCGGGTTGAGGACGAGGTTTCGGTGGGCGACAAGCTCGAGGTGGAGATCGCGGACATCGATAACCGCGGGAAGATCTCCCTGGTCCTGGTCGAAGACAACTAG
- the truB gene encoding tRNA pseudouridine(55) synthase TruB translates to MNQRSARSVLSRSGVVLVDKPSGPTSHDMVAKLRRIMGTRRIGHSGTLDPMATGLLVVGVERGTKFLAHVVTHDKRYEATVRLGVATHTDDAQGDVLSTASPQDLQALTEQQVREAFAAQRGDIMQRPTSVSSIKIDGKRAHELVREGHDVVLPERPVTIFSLEVLDVVVDDATSCIDARISVHCSSGTYIRAIARDVGEALGVGGHLTQLRRTSVGPFDVSEARTLEQLEEDPSLTLNLDEAMVRCFDTREISESEGVDLSLGKWLKPVGNKGVRAAVTPSGQAIALVEEKGKRASSVFVARPAGMD, encoded by the coding sequence ATGAACCAACGCAGTGCCCGTTCCGTCCTGAGCCGTTCCGGGGTCGTCCTCGTAGATAAGCCCTCCGGCCCCACGTCGCACGACATGGTGGCTAAACTTCGCCGGATCATGGGAACGCGCCGAATCGGCCATTCCGGAACCCTCGATCCAATGGCCACTGGGTTGCTAGTTGTGGGCGTCGAAAGAGGAACAAAGTTCCTGGCCCACGTCGTCACTCACGACAAGCGCTATGAGGCAACCGTCCGTTTAGGGGTCGCCACCCACACCGATGATGCACAGGGCGACGTGCTTTCCACCGCCTCTCCCCAAGACCTGCAGGCGCTCACCGAACAGCAGGTCCGCGAGGCCTTCGCTGCGCAGCGGGGCGACATCATGCAACGCCCGACCTCGGTTTCTTCCATCAAGATTGACGGCAAGCGCGCCCACGAGCTTGTCCGGGAGGGCCACGACGTAGTGTTGCCCGAGCGTCCCGTCACGATCTTTTCGTTGGAGGTGCTCGATGTTGTTGTTGATGACGCCACCTCTTGCATCGACGCCCGCATTTCCGTGCACTGCTCCAGCGGTACATATATCCGGGCGATTGCCCGGGACGTCGGCGAGGCTTTGGGCGTGGGAGGTCACCTGACACAGCTCCGCCGTACCTCGGTAGGCCCTTTCGACGTCTCCGAAGCACGGACGTTGGAGCAGCTCGAGGAGGATCCAAGCCTGACCCTCAATCTGGACGAGGCTATGGTGCGTTGTTTCGATACTCGCGAGATCAGCGAATCGGAGGGCGTTGACCTATCCCTGGGCAAATGGCTGAAACCCGTCGGCAACAAGGGGGTACGCGCCGCGGTCACTCCATCTGGGCAGGCCATCGCACTGGTCGAAGAAAAGGGCAAACGAGCTTCCAGCGTGTTCGTCGCCCGCCCAGCAGGTATGGACTAA
- a CDS encoding 4'-phosphopantetheinyl transferase family protein: protein MRHDVTLATAPGDLAIVESFGSQQPTIPRGLLPQGTACAELHSIQGDLTQFYTLSAEEQALVDGAVDRRKADFGDSRWCAHQALKNFRDAHSPILRGPRGMPLFPQGISGSLTHTEGFRAALLAPSDRWASVGIDVEVARPLPEGVFNSIARLGEQRRIHKAMRSEDLQLLDTVLFSAKEATYKTWFPLTHRFLDFDQADIDLRPDGTFTSYLLARPVPVPFIQGRWTIRNGYVITAAAVPAR, encoded by the coding sequence ATGAGACACGACGTAACACTCGCAACGGCGCCAGGAGATCTGGCCATTGTAGAATCTTTCGGCTCCCAGCAGCCCACCATTCCGCGCGGATTGCTGCCCCAGGGTACGGCCTGCGCAGAATTGCATAGCATACAAGGGGACCTGACCCAGTTTTATACCCTCTCGGCGGAGGAACAGGCGCTGGTAGATGGGGCAGTGGACAGGCGCAAGGCCGACTTTGGCGACTCACGCTGGTGTGCGCACCAGGCTCTGAAGAACTTCAGGGACGCACACTCGCCGATTCTGCGCGGGCCGCGCGGCATGCCGCTGTTTCCACAGGGAATTTCCGGATCCCTAACTCACACCGAGGGCTTCCGCGCGGCATTGCTTGCTCCATCCGACCGTTGGGCGTCGGTGGGCATCGACGTAGAGGTGGCTCGCCCGTTGCCGGAGGGCGTGTTTAATTCGATCGCCAGGTTGGGCGAGCAGCGCCGCATCCACAAGGCGATGCGCTCCGAAGATCTGCAGCTGCTGGATACCGTGCTGTTCAGTGCGAAAGAAGCCACGTACAAGACCTGGTTCCCGTTGACGCACCGTTTCCTGGACTTCGATCAGGCGGACATCGACTTGCGCCCCGACGGTACGTTCACCTCTTACTTGTTGGCGCGCCCGGTTCCGGTTCCGTTCATCCAGGGGCGCTGGACGATACGCAACGGCTACGTGATCACCGCCGCGGCCGTTCCGGCGCGTTAG
- the dapA gene encoding 4-hydroxy-tetrahydrodipicolinate synthase, whose amino-acid sequence MSTGNAATRGSAHFGTISLAMVTPFKKDGSIDLDAGVALAGHFVDEGCDSLVLAGTTGESPTTGATEKLDLLRAVRSELGDSVKLIAGSGSYDTAVTVEMSRASQEAGADSLLVVTPYYSRPSQEGIYQHFTTVADAVDIPVCVYDIPSRSVVPVEPETLHRLADHPQIAAVKDAKGDLAAGMELIENTDLAWYSGDDPLNLPWLAAGATGFISVIGHVATRQLKQLRDAFDAGDIATARSIAVQLQPLQKAQARLGGVTFAKAALKLKGKDVGAPRLPIIEPTAAEMDQLAQDLQAAGV is encoded by the coding sequence ATGAGTACAGGTAACGCAGCAACAAGGGGATCCGCGCACTTCGGAACTATCTCTCTTGCGATGGTGACCCCCTTCAAGAAGGATGGCTCCATCGACTTGGACGCGGGTGTGGCACTTGCTGGCCACTTCGTGGATGAGGGCTGCGATTCTTTGGTCTTGGCCGGAACTACCGGAGAATCACCCACCACGGGTGCGACCGAGAAACTTGACCTGCTCAGAGCAGTACGATCCGAGCTCGGCGACAGCGTGAAGCTCATCGCCGGAAGCGGGTCTTATGACACAGCTGTCACCGTAGAAATGTCTCGCGCATCGCAGGAGGCGGGGGCTGACTCTCTGCTGGTTGTGACTCCTTACTACTCTCGTCCCAGCCAAGAGGGTATCTACCAGCACTTCACGACTGTTGCGGACGCGGTGGATATTCCAGTGTGCGTCTATGACATCCCCTCTCGTTCCGTAGTCCCGGTGGAGCCAGAAACCCTGCACCGACTGGCCGATCATCCACAGATCGCAGCCGTCAAGGATGCAAAGGGAGACCTGGCCGCAGGCATGGAGCTGATTGAGAATACTGACCTGGCTTGGTACTCGGGCGATGACCCGTTGAACCTGCCTTGGTTGGCCGCAGGTGCCACCGGCTTTATCTCTGTGATTGGCCATGTAGCAACGCGACAGCTCAAGCAGCTGAGGGATGCGTTTGACGCAGGCGACATCGCCACCGCTCGTAGCATCGCAGTGCAACTGCAGCCGCTGCAGAAGGCACAGGCCCGCCTCGGAGGCGTGACATTCGCGAAGGCAGCACTAAAGCTAAAGGGGAAGGACGTGGGTGCACCGCGTCTTCCCATTATCGAACCAACCGCCGCTGAGATGGATCAGTTGGCTCAAGACCTGCAAGCAGCAGGGGTATAG
- the dapB gene encoding 4-hydroxy-tetrahydrodipicolinate reductase, producing MTRIGVLGARGRVGSAVVAAVEADANHELVVAIDHGDDLQALVDNKAEVVVDFTVPDAVMGNLEFCINNGIHAVVGTTGWTEERFETVRGWLQESPNTGVLVAPNFAISAVLTMKFAEIAAPFFESAEVVELHHPNKVDAPSGTAVHTAEGIARARKAAGLPEQPDATAQSLDGARGADVQGVPVHAVRMTGMVAHEQVIFGTKGQTLTLKQDSYDRESFVPGIMIGVEKIAENPGLTIGLEKFLGLDGDANGNSDGGAKA from the coding sequence ATGACTCGCATTGGTGTTTTGGGCGCCCGCGGGCGCGTGGGCAGCGCCGTTGTAGCCGCCGTTGAGGCCGACGCTAACCACGAGCTGGTGGTCGCTATCGACCACGGTGACGACCTGCAGGCGTTGGTGGATAACAAGGCTGAGGTCGTGGTGGACTTCACCGTTCCGGATGCAGTTATGGGCAACCTGGAATTTTGCATCAACAACGGCATTCACGCCGTCGTAGGTACAACCGGCTGGACGGAAGAGCGTTTCGAGACTGTTCGCGGTTGGCTGCAGGAATCTCCGAATACTGGTGTGCTGGTCGCCCCGAACTTCGCCATCTCCGCGGTACTGACCATGAAGTTTGCGGAAATCGCAGCGCCCTTCTTCGAATCCGCCGAGGTCGTGGAGCTGCATCACCCGAACAAAGTGGATGCTCCTTCGGGTACTGCGGTGCACACCGCGGAAGGCATCGCGCGTGCTCGTAAGGCCGCCGGTCTACCCGAGCAGCCTGACGCCACCGCGCAGTCGCTGGACGGGGCGCGTGGCGCTGACGTACAGGGAGTGCCGGTGCACGCTGTGCGCATGACCGGCATGGTTGCCCACGAGCAGGTTATTTTCGGTACCAAGGGTCAGACTCTGACCCTGAAGCAGGATTCCTACGACCGTGAGTCTTTCGTGCCGGGAATCATGATCGGAGTGGAGAAGATTGCCGAGAACCCGGGCCTGACCATCGGTTTGGAGAAGTTCCTGGGGCTAGACGGTGATGCCAACGGCAATTCTGACGGCGGTGCTAAGGCCTAG
- the thyX gene encoding FAD-dependent thymidylate synthase, producing MATVAPLQIDLVGHTAFDSVPDLDWQTDAEDSAALVEFAGRACYETWDKPNPHTATNAAYIRHIMDVGHTTLLEHASASMYLRGVSRSCSHEIMRHRHFSFSQLSQRYVPADEARVVVPEAVAGNEDLKKLFLQAADVAYDAYREILDGLGEDFAEEPNAVLRTKQARQAARAVLPNCIETRFVMSGNFRSWRHFIAMRAAEHADPEIRRIAVACLRELQKVAPNVFEDFSITQLHDGGEMATSPYVGES from the coding sequence ATGGCTACAGTTGCACCTCTACAGATCGACCTGGTGGGTCACACTGCCTTCGATTCAGTGCCGGACCTAGACTGGCAAACCGACGCGGAAGATAGCGCCGCTTTGGTCGAGTTCGCGGGCAGGGCTTGCTACGAAACGTGGGATAAGCCCAACCCGCATACCGCGACGAATGCGGCCTACATCCGCCACATCATGGACGTTGGCCACACCACGCTGCTGGAGCATGCCAGCGCCTCGATGTACTTGCGCGGCGTGTCCCGTTCGTGCAGCCACGAGATCATGCGTCATCGGCATTTCAGCTTCAGCCAGCTATCGCAGCGGTATGTGCCCGCCGACGAGGCACGGGTCGTGGTGCCCGAAGCGGTAGCCGGCAACGAGGACTTGAAGAAGCTGTTTCTGCAGGCAGCGGATGTGGCCTACGACGCTTATCGAGAGATCCTTGATGGCCTGGGCGAGGACTTCGCCGAGGAACCGAACGCTGTGCTGCGTACAAAGCAGGCACGACAGGCGGCGCGGGCAGTGTTGCCGAACTGTATCGAAACCCGCTTCGTTATGAGCGGTAACTTCCGTAGCTGGCGGCACTTCATTGCTATGCGTGCGGCCGAGCACGCGGATCCGGAGATCCGGCGGATCGCCGTCGCGTGCTTGCGCGAGCTGCAGAAAGTAGCGCCGAACGTGTTCGAGGACTTTTCGATCACGCAGTTGCACGACGGCGGAGAGATGGCGACGAGCCCATACGTCGGTGAATCTTAG
- a CDS encoding metallophosphoesterase family protein: MTRTLWAVSDLHVRAPGNLDLVREHVKPTNPADWLIVAGDIAEDLPTIERTLGLLQSRFAQVIYTPGNHEIYSRSSDAIHGRAKYDAVIASAQRLGVLTPEDPFPMFAGHTVVPLFTLYDHSWRDPTMTPTAALAAARDKGIVLMDDLAIAPYEDVILWCRERLRYSVRRLASVEGPTILVNHWPLAREAMANVRHQEIGLWSGTRHTQEWPQRYRAETVVYGHLHIPVQFSLGNVTHTEVSLGYPRERKVSLPPRLETKLWPYPVLVEEVTA, from the coding sequence ATGACCCGAACCCTATGGGCCGTCAGCGACCTACACGTGCGCGCCCCCGGCAATCTGGATCTGGTTCGCGAGCACGTTAAGCCTACGAACCCCGCCGACTGGCTCATTGTGGCCGGGGACATCGCAGAGGATCTGCCTACCATCGAGCGGACCCTGGGGCTGCTGCAGAGCCGCTTCGCTCAGGTTATCTACACCCCCGGCAACCACGAGATTTATAGCCGCAGCAGCGATGCGATCCACGGCCGAGCTAAATACGATGCCGTTATCGCGTCTGCCCAGCGCCTCGGAGTACTTACCCCGGAGGATCCCTTCCCGATGTTCGCGGGCCACACCGTGGTGCCGCTGTTTACTCTTTACGATCACTCGTGGCGCGACCCGACTATGACGCCCACCGCAGCGCTGGCGGCAGCCCGTGATAAAGGCATTGTCCTCATGGATGACCTGGCAATTGCGCCGTATGAGGACGTGATTTTGTGGTGCCGAGAACGGCTGCGTTATTCGGTGCGCCGCCTGGCGTCTGTGGAGGGACCGACCATTCTGGTGAACCACTGGCCGCTGGCGAGGGAAGCGATGGCTAACGTCCGGCACCAGGAGATCGGCCTGTGGTCGGGAACGCGGCACACGCAGGAATGGCCCCAGCGTTATCGGGCGGAAACGGTGGTCTATGGGCATTTGCACATTCCGGTACAATTCTCGCTCGGCAATGTAACGCACACGGAGGTCTCACTCGGTTATCCGAGGGAGAGGAAGGTTAGCCTTCCACCCCGCTTGGAAACGAAATTGTGGCCCTACCCAGTACTCGTCGAGGAGGTGACAGCATGA
- the rpsO gene encoding 30S ribosomal protein S15, with product MALSKEQKTETLKEFGLHETDTGSPEAQIALLTVRIRQLTEHLKYHKHDHHSRRGLLLLVGRRKGLLKYLAENNVDRYRSLIERLGLRR from the coding sequence ATGGCACTGTCCAAGGAACAGAAGACCGAGACTCTCAAGGAGTTCGGCCTGCACGAGACCGACACGGGCTCCCCGGAAGCTCAGATCGCACTGCTGACCGTTCGCATCCGTCAGCTGACCGAGCACCTGAAGTACCACAAGCACGACCACCACTCCCGCCGTGGCCTGCTGCTGCTGGTTGGTCGCCGCAAGGGCCTGCTGAAGTACCTGGCTGAGAACAACGTTGACCGCTACCGCTCCCTGATTGAGCGCCTGGGTCTGCGTCGCTAA